One window from the genome of Prinia subflava isolate CZ2003 ecotype Zambia chromosome 2, Cam_Psub_1.2, whole genome shotgun sequence encodes:
- the GCM1 gene encoding chorion-specific transcription factor GCMa isoform X3 — protein MLKGAHDFVMEQEDSASQHGEMMSWDINDIKLPQHVSQTDWFQEWPDSYVKHIYSSEDKNAQRHHSSWAMRNTNNHNSRILKKSCLGVVVCGNDCSTSDGRKIYLRPAICDKARQKQQRKCCPNCNGPLRLLSCRGHGGYPVTNFWRHEGQFIFFQSKGAHDHPRPETKLEAEARRSIQKAKTAFSPPSLRLKRVQEIESLTGAMPTQELLLLSSLDAHMPPADFRGNLIKSSHEPMLSSCSGQLPHPRTAGEDGPFRERPAWSRSLSLRRAPRAERLCSVPAVPCPAPSPQQCTHLSPPHTLPVTKGGREPFGSDAGPSGDGSYGEKSPLAFGGGCLSLPPCPAPQAGPSPAASAAQPHRQLSLPPRGSQGDTGGGGHRVCLNCCNDDMFFNLYPLR, from the exons ATGCTGAAAGGTGCACATGATTTTGTTATGGAGCAGGAGGACTCTGCTTCCCAACATGGAGAAATGATGAGTTGGGATATCAATGATATCAAACTTCCCCAG CATGTGAGCCAGACAGACTGGTTTCAAGAATGGCCAGATTCCTATGTAAAACATATCTATAGCTCAGAGGATAAAAATGCTCAGAGGCACCACAGCAGCTGGGCAATGAGAAACACCAACAACCACAACTCTCGCATCTTAAAAAAGTCCTGCCTCGGGGTGGTGGTTTGTGGTAACGACTGCTCTACCTCGGATGGGAGGAAGATCTACCTAAGACCAGCCATATGTGATAAAGCCAGACAAAAACAACAGC GGAAATGCTGCCCAAACTGCAATGGTCCACTGCGACTCCTTTCCTGCCGAGGCCATGGTGGTTACCCAGTTACCAACTTCTGGAGGCATGAAGGCCAGTTCATATTTTTCCAG TCCAAAGGAGCTCATGACCACCCACGTCCAGAAACAAAACTGGAAGCAGAAGCAAGAAGATCAATCCAAAAAGCAAAGACAGCTTTTTCTCCACCTTCTCTAAGACTAAAAAGAGTCCAGGAGATTGAG TCTCTGACAGGTGCAATGCCGACACAGGAGCTTTTGCTTCTTTCCAGCCTGGATGCTCACATGCCACCTGCGGATTTCAGAGGAAATTTAATCAAAAGCTCCCACGAGCCAatgctgagcagctgctctgggcagcttcCACACCCAAGGACAGCCGGGGAGGATGGGCCCTTCAGGGAGAGACCAGCCTGGAGCCGCAGCCTGTCCCTCAGGAGGGCCCCCAGAGCCGAGAggctgtgcagtgtccctgccGTGCCGTGCCCGGCCCCTTCTCCCCAGCAGTGCACCCACCTTAGCCCCCCGCACACCCTGCCCGTGACAAAGGGTGGCCGTGAGCCCTTCGGGTCTGACGCGGGCCCTTCGGGAGATGGATCCTACGGGGAGAAATCCCCGCTGGCCTTCGGCGGcggctgcctctccctgccgCCCTGCCCCGCGCCTCAGGCGGGGCCCAGCCCCGCGGCGAGTGCGGCTCAGCCCCACCGACAGCTCTCGCTGCCTCCGAGGGGAAGCCAAGGAGACACAGGCGGGGGAGGGCACCGAGTCTGTCTCAACTGCTGCAACGACGACATGTTTTTTAACCTGTACCCATTACGGTGA
- the GCM1 gene encoding chorion-specific transcription factor GCMa isoform X2: MGVFLFLFYVFTAVMGLSPGISNLKDISTKLLYPLLHLFPQNHHQHVSQTDWFQEWPDSYVKHIYSSEDKNAQRHHSSWAMRNTNNHNSRILKKSCLGVVVCGNDCSTSDGRKIYLRPAICDKARQKQQRKCCPNCNGPLRLLSCRGHGGYPVTNFWRHEGQFIFFQSLTGAMPTQELLLLSSLDAHMPPADFRGNLIKSSHEPMLSSCSGQLPHPRTAGEDGPFRERPAWSRSLSLRRAPRAERLCSVPAVPCPAPSPQQCTHLSPPHTLPVTKGGREPFGSDAGPSGDGSYGEKSPLAFGGGCLSLPPCPAPQAGPSPAASAAQPHRQLSLPPRGSQGDTGGGGHRVCLNCCNDDMFFNLYPLR; encoded by the exons ATGGGagtttttctcttcttgttttatgtttttactGCTGTCATGGGTCTCAGTCCTGGGATTAGCAATTTAAAGGACATTTCTACTAAGCTTTTGTATCCCTTACTACATCTTTTCCCTCAAAATCATCATCAG CATGTGAGCCAGACAGACTGGTTTCAAGAATGGCCAGATTCCTATGTAAAACATATCTATAGCTCAGAGGATAAAAATGCTCAGAGGCACCACAGCAGCTGGGCAATGAGAAACACCAACAACCACAACTCTCGCATCTTAAAAAAGTCCTGCCTCGGGGTGGTGGTTTGTGGTAACGACTGCTCTACCTCGGATGGGAGGAAGATCTACCTAAGACCAGCCATATGTGATAAAGCCAGACAAAAACAACAGC GGAAATGCTGCCCAAACTGCAATGGTCCACTGCGACTCCTTTCCTGCCGAGGCCATGGTGGTTACCCAGTTACCAACTTCTGGAGGCATGAAGGCCAGTTCATATTTTTCCAG TCTCTGACAGGTGCAATGCCGACACAGGAGCTTTTGCTTCTTTCCAGCCTGGATGCTCACATGCCACCTGCGGATTTCAGAGGAAATTTAATCAAAAGCTCCCACGAGCCAatgctgagcagctgctctgggcagcttcCACACCCAAGGACAGCCGGGGAGGATGGGCCCTTCAGGGAGAGACCAGCCTGGAGCCGCAGCCTGTCCCTCAGGAGGGCCCCCAGAGCCGAGAggctgtgcagtgtccctgccGTGCCGTGCCCGGCCCCTTCTCCCCAGCAGTGCACCCACCTTAGCCCCCCGCACACCCTGCCCGTGACAAAGGGTGGCCGTGAGCCCTTCGGGTCTGACGCGGGCCCTTCGGGAGATGGATCCTACGGGGAGAAATCCCCGCTGGCCTTCGGCGGcggctgcctctccctgccgCCCTGCCCCGCGCCTCAGGCGGGGCCCAGCCCCGCGGCGAGTGCGGCTCAGCCCCACCGACAGCTCTCGCTGCCTCCGAGGGGAAGCCAAGGAGACACAGGCGGGGGAGGGCACCGAGTCTGTCTCAACTGCTGCAACGACGACATGTTTTTTAACCTGTACCCATTACGGTGA
- the GCM1 gene encoding chorion-specific transcription factor GCMa isoform X1, with protein MGVFLFLFYVFTAVMGLSPGISNLKDISTKLLYPLLHLFPQNHHQHVSQTDWFQEWPDSYVKHIYSSEDKNAQRHHSSWAMRNTNNHNSRILKKSCLGVVVCGNDCSTSDGRKIYLRPAICDKARQKQQRKCCPNCNGPLRLLSCRGHGGYPVTNFWRHEGQFIFFQSKGAHDHPRPETKLEAEARRSIQKAKTAFSPPSLRLKRVQEIESLTGAMPTQELLLLSSLDAHMPPADFRGNLIKSSHEPMLSSCSGQLPHPRTAGEDGPFRERPAWSRSLSLRRAPRAERLCSVPAVPCPAPSPQQCTHLSPPHTLPVTKGGREPFGSDAGPSGDGSYGEKSPLAFGGGCLSLPPCPAPQAGPSPAASAAQPHRQLSLPPRGSQGDTGGGGHRVCLNCCNDDMFFNLYPLR; from the exons ATGGGagtttttctcttcttgttttatgtttttactGCTGTCATGGGTCTCAGTCCTGGGATTAGCAATTTAAAGGACATTTCTACTAAGCTTTTGTATCCCTTACTACATCTTTTCCCTCAAAATCATCATCAG CATGTGAGCCAGACAGACTGGTTTCAAGAATGGCCAGATTCCTATGTAAAACATATCTATAGCTCAGAGGATAAAAATGCTCAGAGGCACCACAGCAGCTGGGCAATGAGAAACACCAACAACCACAACTCTCGCATCTTAAAAAAGTCCTGCCTCGGGGTGGTGGTTTGTGGTAACGACTGCTCTACCTCGGATGGGAGGAAGATCTACCTAAGACCAGCCATATGTGATAAAGCCAGACAAAAACAACAGC GGAAATGCTGCCCAAACTGCAATGGTCCACTGCGACTCCTTTCCTGCCGAGGCCATGGTGGTTACCCAGTTACCAACTTCTGGAGGCATGAAGGCCAGTTCATATTTTTCCAG TCCAAAGGAGCTCATGACCACCCACGTCCAGAAACAAAACTGGAAGCAGAAGCAAGAAGATCAATCCAAAAAGCAAAGACAGCTTTTTCTCCACCTTCTCTAAGACTAAAAAGAGTCCAGGAGATTGAG TCTCTGACAGGTGCAATGCCGACACAGGAGCTTTTGCTTCTTTCCAGCCTGGATGCTCACATGCCACCTGCGGATTTCAGAGGAAATTTAATCAAAAGCTCCCACGAGCCAatgctgagcagctgctctgggcagcttcCACACCCAAGGACAGCCGGGGAGGATGGGCCCTTCAGGGAGAGACCAGCCTGGAGCCGCAGCCTGTCCCTCAGGAGGGCCCCCAGAGCCGAGAggctgtgcagtgtccctgccGTGCCGTGCCCGGCCCCTTCTCCCCAGCAGTGCACCCACCTTAGCCCCCCGCACACCCTGCCCGTGACAAAGGGTGGCCGTGAGCCCTTCGGGTCTGACGCGGGCCCTTCGGGAGATGGATCCTACGGGGAGAAATCCCCGCTGGCCTTCGGCGGcggctgcctctccctgccgCCCTGCCCCGCGCCTCAGGCGGGGCCCAGCCCCGCGGCGAGTGCGGCTCAGCCCCACCGACAGCTCTCGCTGCCTCCGAGGGGAAGCCAAGGAGACACAGGCGGGGGAGGGCACCGAGTCTGTCTCAACTGCTGCAACGACGACATGTTTTTTAACCTGTACCCATTACGGTGA